Genomic window (Streptosporangium brasiliense):
TGATCAGGCGTCGTGACAGCGGATCGCCGGCCGATCTCCACGTCGCCGGTGCCGGACGGCGACGGAAGGGGACAGCATGACGACGCAGACGACGGAGGAGTTCGCCGACCGCCTGCTGCGGTCCGCGCTGGGCGCCATCGAGGTGCTCTCGGTGCATCTGGGGGACCGGCTGGGCTGGTACCGGGCACTGGCCGGGCACGGCCCGGCCACCGCCGCGGAGCTGGTCGCCCGCGCCGGCGGTCACGAGCGATACGCCCGGGAGTGGCTGGAGCAGCAGGCCGCCTGCGGCATCCTGACGGTCGGCGAAGACGGCCGCTTCTCCCTGCCGGCGGGCCCGGCGGAGGTGCTGACCGACGAGTCCAGCCTCGCCTACCTCGCGCCGCTGGCCCGGATGATCGCCGGGGCCGCCGCGCAGACGCCCGCCCTGCTGGAGGCGTACCGCGCCGGCGGCGGCGTCGGCTGGGCCGCCTTCGGGCCGGACATGCGGGAGTCCCAGGCCGATATGAACCGGCCCTGGTTCGAGCACGCGCTCCCCGGCGCCCTCGCCGGGGTGCCCGACCTCGACGCGCTGCTGCGCCGGCCCGGCGCCCGCATCGCCGACGTCGGCTGCGGCGGCGGCTGGTCCACCATCGCCCTGGCCCGGGCCTACCCGCAGGCGGTCGTCGAGGGG
Coding sequences:
- a CDS encoding class I SAM-dependent methyltransferase, translating into MTTQTTEEFADRLLRSALGAIEVLSVHLGDRLGWYRALAGHGPATAAELVARAGGHERYAREWLEQQAACGILTVGEDGRFSLPAGPAEVLTDESSLAYLAPLARMIAGAAAQTPALLEAYRAGGGVGWAAFGPDMRESQADMNRPWFEHALPGALAGVPDLDALLRRPGARIADVGCGGGWSTIALARAYPQAVVEGIDIDGPSVELAVRNAGEAGVGVAFRHGDAGALTPAGDGYDAVFAFECLHDMPRPVETLTEIRRALRPGGTVVVMDEATAPSFAAPADDTERLLYGFSLLICLPDGMSHQPSAGTGTVMRPDTLRRYAAEAGFGDVEILPISDFGFWRFYRLLP